The DNA sequence TTCGAGACCAGGCGGTTGCGCTCCAGCATGTTCATGAAGTCCATGTTGCCGCCGAAGTTGAGCTGGTACGTGCGCAGCAGCTCGACGCCGCGGTCCTCGAAGAGCTTCGCCAGCGCGCGGTGCACGATGGTGGCGCCGACCTGGCTCTTGATGTCGTCACCGACGATCGGCAGGCCGGCGTCGGTGAACTTCTGCGCCCACTCCGGGTCGGAGGCGATGAAGACCGGCAGGGCGTTCACGAACGCGCAGCCGGCGTCGATCGCGGCCTGGGCGTAGAACTTGTCGGCCTGCTCGGAGCCCACCGGGAGGTAGGAGACGACCACGTCGACCTGCGCGTCGCGCAGCGCCTGCGCCACGTCGACCGGCTGGGCGTCCGACTCCTCGACGATCTCGCGGTAGTACTGGCCCAGGCCGTCGAAGGTCGGGCCGCGCTGCACGGTCACGCCGGTCGGCGGGACGTCGCAGAGCTTGATCGTGTTGTTCTCGCTGGCGACGATCGCCTCCGCGAGGTCCATGCCCACCTTCTTGGCGTCCACGTCGAACGCCGCGACAAACTCCACGTCCGAGACGTGGTAGTCGCCGAAGGTGACGTGCATGAGACCCGGGACGCGGTCGTTCGGGTCGGCGTTCCGGTAGTACTCCACGCCCTGCACGAGGGACGAGGCGCAGTTACCCACACCGACGATGGCGACGCGGACGGAGCCCATAGCGTCTGCCTCCTTCTTCTTCATCACGGCCGCTCTGTCCTGGACGTTCCAGGCGTGGGCGGGCTGTCGTTGTCTCCTCGGCCGCCGACCCTCCGGGAATCCGGGGCGGTCGGGGCCCGGCCGGAGCGCTCGTTGGCGATGAGCTCCTCCAGCCAGCGGACCTCGCGCTCGCAGGCGTCGAGCCCGTGGCGCTGCAGTTCCAGGGTGTACGCGTCGAGGCGCTCGGCTGCCCGGCCGAGCACGTCACGAAGACCTTCGCGGCGCTCCTCGATCTTGCGACGGCGACCTTCCAGGATCCGGAGCCGGGTGGCCTGGTCGGTCCGGGCGAAGAACGCGAAGTGCACGCCGAAGCCCGTGTCGTCGTACGTCTCGGGTCCAGCCTGCGCTATGAGCTGGGCGAAGCGTTCCTTGCCCTCCGCGGTAATGGTGTAGACCACCCGACCGCGTCGGCTGGTCAGCGCGGGAACCTCCTCGGCGGTCGCGGGTGTCTCGGCGGCTTCGGTGATCCACCCCGCCGCCTGCAACCGGCGCAGGGTCGGGTAGAGCGAGCCGTAGCTGATCGCCGCCCGGATGGCGCCGAGCTTGGCGGTCAACTCCTTGCGCAGCTCGTAACCGTGCATCGGAGCCTCCTGCAGGAGGCCCAGGATGGCGAACTCGAGCACGGGTGCCATCCCTTCTTTTCCCCCTGCGCGGAGGGCTAACCGCCGCGATGTATCGGGCCGATACATCGCACGTTAGCGGAGAGCGGTGGCCAGGGCAAACCCTCGGTTACGCGACGTGGTCATCACGGATCGTGACCATGGTCGCCTCGGTTCGCCGGAGCGCGTACCCTTTGCCGCATGCGTACGCAGCGCCAGGTCGTCGACTACTCGCTCCAGAAGCGAGCGGTGCTGCGTGAACTCCTCGCCGGGCGGATCGGCACGTACGACGTCTGCGACGCGTCGCCGTACCTGAAGAACGCCGCCCGTTTCCACGGCGAGCCGACCGATCACCGCTGCCCGATCTGCCGCGGTGAGAACCTCATCCACGTCCACTACATTTACGGTGACGAACTCAAGCAGTCGGCGGGTCAGGCGCGCACTCGGGCCGAGTTGCCCGTCCTGGCCATGACGCTGCGTGAGTTCCAGGTGTTCGTGGTGGAGGTCTGCCCCGGCTGTGACTGGAACCACCTCGTCGAGCAGTTCCTGCTCGGTCGGGACGGTCTCACGGGCGAGGCGACGGACGCGACCGGGTCGGCCGTGGCCGACGGCTCCACCGCCCGGCGAAGGCGAGAGGCGCAACGGTGAACGCGGCTGTCCCGACCGCTGCCGGCCCGTTGTCAGGGCGGCACGAGCGACAGCCTTTAAGCGTAATTGGTCCGAATAGGTCTAATTTGATGGGCACGGACCGGCGCGGCGGGTCGGTAGTGTCCCGTGTTTCAGCTCACGGCAACCCGGTGGCGGCGCCCCCGCGCCCCACCGCGACCGGCAGGGTGTGAGGAATGAACTACGGCGATTCCAGTTCTTCGCGTGGGCGGGCCCAGATCCCGGGCCCGAACGGCGGCGACCCCGGCTCCGAGCGGAGTCCGCGCGGGAACGGTTGGTCCGGCGCCCCCGAGGGGGGCGCCTCGGCGCGTGCCTCGGTCACACCGGGTGGTGCGGGCGGCCGGGCCCCGGTCGGCGGCGTCGCTCCGGTGCCCCGCGGGTCGGCGGGCTCGGCCCCGGTCGGCGGTGTCGCTCCGGCACCCCGGGGGGCGGCGGGCTCGGCCTCGGTGGGCCGCGCCGGCGCGGGACGGGCCTCGGTGCCGGTCTCACCGGCACCCGGCGTCGCCGGGCGCGCGGGCGCGGGACGGGCGTCCGTCCCGGTCTCCCCGGCCGGACCGGCCGGCCGGGCCTCGGTGGGCGCGGCGAGCGTGGGCGGCGCCGGGCGGGCGGGCGTCGGCGCGGCGCCCGTCGGTGGCCGTGCCGCGGTGGCCCGGGCCGGCGTGCCCGGCTTCAGCGGCGGCCCCGGTGGTCCCGGCGGTCCGGGTGGGCCGACCGGCCCCCGGCGCGGTGGTCGCGGTGAGGACCCGGCGCGGTCGAAGAAGCGCCGCCGGCTCAACATGCTGATCGCCGGCTTCGCCGTGTTCATCATGCTCGCCGGCATCGGCGTGGTCAGCTTCACCTGGTACTCGACGAAGGTGGTGCTCCCGGAGGACACCATCCCGCCGCTGTCGACCACCATCTACGACTCCACCGGCAAGAACCCCATCGCCCGGATCGGCGACCAGAACCGGCAGCTGGTCACCATCGACCAGATCCCGGAGCACGTCCAGCACGCGGTCGCGGCGGCGGAGGACCGGAACTTCTACCGCCACTCCGGCGTGGACTACAAGGGCATCGCGCGGGCCGCCTGGAACAACCTGAGCGGCGGCGACAAGCAGGGTGCCTCGACGATCACCCAGCAGTACGCCCGCAACGCGTTCGACAACCTGAACCAGGACTCGTACGGCCGCAAGGTGAAGGAGGCGGTCCTCGCCTCCAAGCTGAACGACCGCTACGACAAGCGGACGATCATGCAGCACTACCTGAACGTCATCTACTTCGGCCGGGGCGCGTACGGCATCCAGGCGGCGGCGAAGACGTACTTCAACAAGGACGTCAACAAGCTGACGGTGGCCGAGGCGGCGGTGCTGGCCGCGTTGATCAAGCAGCCCGAGCCGAGCTCCACCCACCAGGGCTACGACCCGGCGATCAACCCGCAGGCCGCGCTGGACCGGTGGAACTACGTCGTCAACGGCATGATCACGGAGAAGTGGCTGGACGCGCCGAACATGCCGGATCACCCCACCGAGTACCCGAAGAACATCCTGAAGCCGACGAAGAACAGCGCCGGCGGCTTCGGCATCGACACGCCCTACGGCAACATCGTCAACTACGTCTCGCAGGAACTGCGCGAGATGAACCTCTGCACCGACAACGAGGCCGAGGCGACCGACGCGAAGCCGCTCTGCTCGAAGGCGCTGAGCCGTGGTGGTTACAAGATCACTACCACGATCGACAAGAAGATGCAGGAGGCGGCGCTTGCCGCGGCCCAGCGGGCCAAGAAGGGCTCCGAGCTTGAGGGGCAGCCGAAGAACCTGATGGCCGCCGTGGTGTCCATCGAGCCGAAGACCGGGGCGGTGCGCGCCTACTACGGCGGGGACAACGGCACCGGCACCGACTACGCCGGCAAGAACGTCGAGAACGGCGTGATCAGCGGTGGCCACTCACCGGGTTCAAGCTTCAAGATCTACACGCTGGCGGCGGCGCTGAAGGAAGGCATCTCGATCAAGTCCCGCTGGAAGGGCTCGGCGTTCACGCCGAAGGACACGAAGTTCAAGGTCAGCAACGCCGGCGCGGACCGGGTCTCCTGCGGCGACTCCTGCACGCTGGAGCTGTCCACGCTCAAGTCGCTGAACGTGCCGTTCTACTACATCACCGAGAAGATCGGCCCGGACAAGGTGCTCGACATGGCCAAGCAGGCCGGCGTCACCACCATGTGGCAGACCGACACCAACCCGGCGAAGGCACACGACCTGACCAAGGCGGACCCGAAGGACCTCGCGCCGAACCCGTTCTTCCACGTGATCGGCTACGGCCAGTACCCGATCACGGTGCTCGACCACGCCAACGGCGTGGCCACGTTCGCCAACCAGGGCGTCTACAACAAGGCGCACTTCGTGAAGCTGGTGCAGAAGCAGAACCCGAACACCGGCAAGTGGGACACGGTCGGCGGTGAGAAGCTCAAGCCGCAGCGGCGCATCGACAAGGACATCGTCGCCGACGTCACCTCCGTGCTGGAGCAGTACCCGGCCCAGGTGGACCACCGGCTCGACGACGGCCGCAAGGCCGCCGAGAAGACCGGCACCTGGGAACTCGGCGACGGCAGCAACGACAACGGTGACGCCTGGATGATCGGCTACACGCCGCAGCTCGCCACCGCCGTCTGGGTCGGCAACGTCAAGGACCGCAAGGCGATCAAGTACAAGGGCGGCGCGACCATCAGCGGTGCCAAGATGCCCGGTGACATCTTCGAGCGTTTCATGAACGACGCGCTCAAGGGCAAGGACAAGGAAGACTTCCCGCCGGCCGCGAACGTCGGCAAGGACGACACCGGCAACGGCGAGATGCCCGCGCCCCCGCCGCCGACCCCGAATGGGCCCGGCGGGCCGGCCTGTGACCCGCTCGGCCTGTTCTGCCCCGGTGGCAACAACCCCGGCGGTGGCAACCCGGGCGGTGGCGGTAACCCCGGCGGCGGCGACCAGGGCGGCGGCACCCCCGGCGGCGGCCTCCCCGGCGGGGGTGGCCGTGGCGGCGGAGTGCTGCCCAGCACCCCACCCACCCGTCAGACCAACTGACGCGTACCACCGACGGCGGCGGCCGGACCCGAGCGGTCCGGCCGCCGCCGCGTTTCGCGTACCGGAATTTCTGCGCGCACGGCGGGACGGACGGCCCTGACGTACGGCAGGATGCCTCTCCATGAGCACCCAGTCGACCGCAGGCATCGATGAACCCGGCACGTCCGGGGAGGAGACGCCCCGGCCCGGAGCGACCGAGGACCACCCGTCCCGCTCGGACTGGTTCGTCCGGGGCACGTCCGGCCTGATCGGCGGTCCGCTCGGTGACCACGCCGCCGCCCTCGACCGGCCGGCCGGTCGCGACGGCCGGTTCTGGAGCGCGGCGCGGATCGTGCTGGCCCTGATCTGCCTCACGCTCGCGCTGCACTGGGTGCAGAAGTCCCCCTGCCAGGACGGCGCCTGGCAGAACAACGTCCAGTACACCCGGATGTGCTACACCGACGTGCTGGCGCTCTACTACGCCGAAGGGCTCAACGAGGGCAAGGTGCCCTACGCCGACCACCCGGTGGAGTACCCGGTGCTGACCGGCTACTTCATGGGCGCGCTCGGCCTCCCGGTGCACGCCCTCGGCGTGGACAACCCCGGCCTCAACCAGGGGCAGTGGTTCTACAACCTCAACGCGCTGGTGCTCGGCGCGCTCGCGGTCGCCACCGTCGCGGTCATCCTCAGCCTGCGCCGCCGACGACCCTGGGACGCGGCGCTGTTCGCCCTCTCACCGGCGCTGGTGCTCACCGCCACCGTCAACTGGGACCTGCTCGCCGTCGGCCTGGCCGCGTTCGGGCTGTTGGCCTGGGCGCGCACCCGGCCCGACCGGTTCGGCATGCTGATGCCGGGGCTGGCGGGCGTGCTGCTCGGGCTCGGCGGCGCGGCGAAGATGTGGCCGCTGTTCCTGCTCGGCCCGATCCTCGTCCTCACGCTGCGCGCCGGCCGGCTGCTGGCCGGGCTCGTCGCCACCGGCGCCGCGCTGGTGGCGTTGGTCGCAGCCAACCTGCCGGTGGCGATCCCGTACCCGGAGAGCTGGGGCCGGTTCTTCGACCTGAACACCACCCGCCCCATCGACTGGGGCACGCTCTGGTACATCGGCCGCTACCTGGACGGCCGGATCAGCCCGTCCGCGCCCGGCGAACTCGGCCCGTTCGAGTGGCTCAACGCGAACATCCCCACCCTCAACTGGGTGTCGTACCTGCTCTTCGGGCTGGCCTGCCTCGGTGTGGCCGCGCTCGCGCTGCTCGCCCCGCGCCGGCCCCGGCTGGCGCAGATCGCGTTCCTGGTGGTCGCCGCCTTCCTGATCTTCAGCAAGGTCTGGTCGCAGCAGTTCGTGCTCTGGCTGCTGCCGCTCGCGGTGCTCGCCCGACCCCGCTGGGGCGCGTTCCTGGCCTGGCAGTTCGCCGAGGTCTGCTACTTCGCCGCGTTCTACGGCGAACTGCTCGGCACCGCCACCTCCCGGCCGGTCTTCCCGGAAGGGGTGTTCGTGCTGGCCTCCAGCCTGCGCCTGATCACCGTGGCGGTCCTCTGCGGCTTCATCGTCCGGGACATCCTGCGGCCGGAGCAGGACGCGGTGCGGCAGACCTACGCCGACGACCCCGACGGCGGGGTGCTCGACGGCGCGCCGGACGCGCCCTGGCACCAGCGCTGGCGCGCACGCTCCGGTGCCGCCGACCACCCCGTCGAACCCGTACCGGCCTGACCCGGTCGGCGTCGGCGCTACAAGCGGTAGACGACCGCGTCGCCGACCTGCTCCCGGGTCACGCCCAGGCCCTCGACCGGCCGGTCGAGCATCCCCTCCCACGGGGTGCCGCCGAGCCGGTCCCGGAGCACCACCACGTTCCGGACGCCGATCCGGCGCAGGTAGTCGATGCTGGCGTAGTCGGGGAAGCTGACCGTGGCCTCGCGGGTCCGGGCCTGCGACGCCGGGGTGAAGCCGCTGCCGCCGTTGACCATCTGCTGGAACCGGTCCGTCGACCAGAGCATCACCGGCTGGTCGAGGTTCTGGCTGCTGGGCAGCACCAGCAGCGGCCCGTCGACGGTCCGCATCACGGCCGGCTGCTGCGGCACCACCGGATGCGGGGTGACGTTCAACCCCTCCGCGAGCACCAGCGCCAGCGGCAGCAGCGTGGCCAGCCGCAGCCACGGGCCGGGCCACGGCGGGACCCGTTCCGC is a window from the Micromonospora sp. DSM 45708 genome containing:
- a CDS encoding inositol-3-phosphate synthase, whose translation is MGSVRVAIVGVGNCASSLVQGVEYYRNADPNDRVPGLMHVTFGDYHVSDVEFVAAFDVDAKKVGMDLAEAIVASENNTIKLCDVPPTGVTVQRGPTFDGLGQYYREIVEESDAQPVDVAQALRDAQVDVVVSYLPVGSEQADKFYAQAAIDAGCAFVNALPVFIASDPEWAQKFTDAGLPIVGDDIKSQVGATIVHRALAKLFEDRGVELLRTYQLNFGGNMDFMNMLERNRLVSKKISKTQSVTSQIPHEMQKSDVHIGPSDHVPWLDDRKWAYIRLEGRSFGDTPLNAELKLEVWDSPNSAGVIIDAVRAAKIALDRKIGGPILSASSYFMKSPPQQYADHDAHAAVEAFIAGEIER
- a CDS encoding PadR family transcriptional regulator, whose product is MLEFAILGLLQEAPMHGYELRKELTAKLGAIRAAISYGSLYPTLRRLQAAGWITEAAETPATAEEVPALTSRRGRVVYTITAEGKERFAQLIAQAGPETYDDTGFGVHFAFFARTDQATRLRILEGRRRKIEERREGLRDVLGRAAERLDAYTLELQRHGLDACEREVRWLEELIANERSGRAPTAPDSRRVGGRGDNDSPPTPGTSRTERP
- a CDS encoding DUF5318 domain-containing protein yields the protein MRTQRQVVDYSLQKRAVLRELLAGRIGTYDVCDASPYLKNAARFHGEPTDHRCPICRGENLIHVHYIYGDELKQSAGQARTRAELPVLAMTLREFQVFVVEVCPGCDWNHLVEQFLLGRDGLTGEATDATGSAVADGSTARRRREAQR
- a CDS encoding transglycosylase domain-containing protein — translated: MNYGDSSSSRGRAQIPGPNGGDPGSERSPRGNGWSGAPEGGASARASVTPGGAGGRAPVGGVAPVPRGSAGSAPVGGVAPAPRGAAGSASVGRAGAGRASVPVSPAPGVAGRAGAGRASVPVSPAGPAGRASVGAASVGGAGRAGVGAAPVGGRAAVARAGVPGFSGGPGGPGGPGGPTGPRRGGRGEDPARSKKRRRLNMLIAGFAVFIMLAGIGVVSFTWYSTKVVLPEDTIPPLSTTIYDSTGKNPIARIGDQNRQLVTIDQIPEHVQHAVAAAEDRNFYRHSGVDYKGIARAAWNNLSGGDKQGASTITQQYARNAFDNLNQDSYGRKVKEAVLASKLNDRYDKRTIMQHYLNVIYFGRGAYGIQAAAKTYFNKDVNKLTVAEAAVLAALIKQPEPSSTHQGYDPAINPQAALDRWNYVVNGMITEKWLDAPNMPDHPTEYPKNILKPTKNSAGGFGIDTPYGNIVNYVSQELREMNLCTDNEAEATDAKPLCSKALSRGGYKITTTIDKKMQEAALAAAQRAKKGSELEGQPKNLMAAVVSIEPKTGAVRAYYGGDNGTGTDYAGKNVENGVISGGHSPGSSFKIYTLAAALKEGISIKSRWKGSAFTPKDTKFKVSNAGADRVSCGDSCTLELSTLKSLNVPFYYITEKIGPDKVLDMAKQAGVTTMWQTDTNPAKAHDLTKADPKDLAPNPFFHVIGYGQYPITVLDHANGVATFANQGVYNKAHFVKLVQKQNPNTGKWDTVGGEKLKPQRRIDKDIVADVTSVLEQYPAQVDHRLDDGRKAAEKTGTWELGDGSNDNGDAWMIGYTPQLATAVWVGNVKDRKAIKYKGGATISGAKMPGDIFERFMNDALKGKDKEDFPPAANVGKDDTGNGEMPAPPPPTPNGPGGPACDPLGLFCPGGNNPGGGNPGGGGNPGGGDQGGGTPGGGLPGGGGRGGGVLPSTPPTRQTN
- a CDS encoding glycosyltransferase family 87 protein, with the protein product MSTQSTAGIDEPGTSGEETPRPGATEDHPSRSDWFVRGTSGLIGGPLGDHAAALDRPAGRDGRFWSAARIVLALICLTLALHWVQKSPCQDGAWQNNVQYTRMCYTDVLALYYAEGLNEGKVPYADHPVEYPVLTGYFMGALGLPVHALGVDNPGLNQGQWFYNLNALVLGALAVATVAVILSLRRRRPWDAALFALSPALVLTATVNWDLLAVGLAAFGLLAWARTRPDRFGMLMPGLAGVLLGLGGAAKMWPLFLLGPILVLTLRAGRLLAGLVATGAALVALVAANLPVAIPYPESWGRFFDLNTTRPIDWGTLWYIGRYLDGRISPSAPGELGPFEWLNANIPTLNWVSYLLFGLACLGVAALALLAPRRPRLAQIAFLVVAAFLIFSKVWSQQFVLWLLPLAVLARPRWGAFLAWQFAEVCYFAAFYGELLGTATSRPVFPEGVFVLASSLRLITVAVLCGFIVRDILRPEQDAVRQTYADDPDGGVLDGAPDAPWHQRWRARSGAADHPVEPVPA